In Candidatus Neomarinimicrobiota bacterium, the genomic window GCCCGTTTCTTTTCTGCGTTCAATGGTCCACAATGAATGCCAAACCGAGATATCAATGGCCGAGGGCATCCACCCCATTAAAGCAACCAGAAATGAAACTCCGGCAACACTCCAAAGAGCCGGAGAAATAAAATCAGCTTTGGCAGCTGGGCCATGACCAATAGCTGCACCAACGGCAAAAATGGTTGAGATCGTCAGAACAATAATAATCACTTTGATCAACTTATCCAAGAAGCGGTACTTCCCCGCCGTTAGGATAGCAGCACAAACAGCTAGAATGATGGCGCTCCAGGAAACTGGACTCAGCGCCAATCCAAATATCTTGCTGGCCAAGCCGGCAGTTACAATGGTTACTGCAGCCTGCAGGGTCCACATGGTTCCGAAAGTCAACACTAAAAAGATAACCAAAGCCCATCTGCCCACCCGTTGATACCCATCCAGCAAACTTTCGCCCATGGCAGCCGCATAGCGGGGTCCAAATTCAAAGGCTGTGTATTTGAACAGATTAGCAACCAGAACCACCCAGACCAGGGTAAAGCCATAGCTGGCTCCAGCTCGAGTGCTTTGGACCAGATGTGAGACACCAATAGCCGCACCAGCCCAGAGCAAACCAGGCCCCAGGGCTTTTAGACGCGATTTCCAAACGGAAGAAATGTTCATATTGGTTGCCTCCTTGGAGTAGAAATTAGAAACTGAAAACCAGGATCCTCGTCATCTCGAGCATTGATTAATACGGTTATCTTGGGTCAGCTCAGGTACACTACTCGAGTGCATTCAATGCCTGAATGATTGCAATATCCTCGGTTTCCCGGACTGCCTTCAGATCGATTATAAAAAGATCATCACTGATACGACCCATAAGTGCAGGATCATTTGTCCTGAGACAAGCAGCCAACCTGGTAGCTTTCATTTTTTTGTGATGAATGGTGATCCCGACTGAGGGCATCGTCTCGGAGGGAGAAGCCCCAGAGCCTACCTGTGCTGTCGTCTTTATCTCCGTCAGGGATAGATCGGGGTGACCCACAGCTTTAATGATCAGGTGTGCGCGATTTTTCAGGACTGCAACTGGAGTTGTCAGGTCCCGGTATATGGGAACATTCTCTGGGATATTCATGCCTTTTGAAAACGCTTTTAAACCCTGCAAAGTCAGCAGTATCTGCGTTTTATCAGGTCGTAAAGCCCGCAGGAGATTGTTCTTCTCAA contains:
- a CDS encoding Nramp family divalent metal transporter; translation: MNISSVWKSRLKALGPGLLWAGAAIGVSHLVQSTRAGASYGFTLVWVVLVANLFKYTAFEFGPRYAAAMGESLLDGYQRVGRWALVIFLVLTFGTMWTLQAAVTIVTAGLASKIFGLALSPVSWSAIILAVCAAILTAGKYRFLDKLIKVIIIVLTISTIFAVGAAIGHGPAAKADFISPALWSVAGVSFLVALMGWMPSAIDISVWHSLWTIERRKETGSAPSLKDALFDFRLGYFGTAILALGFLTLGALIMYGTGETFSGAGGVFAGQFINLYTSTLGEWSYLLVAVAAFTTMFSTTLTVADAFPRVLTRSTELIFPEKYAGQNNSHLYWIWMAVVLGGGLAIIGLFIQGMTFLVDLATTISFLTAPVLAYINYRAVTGNWMPEGTKPGPKLMILNWISLLFLTGFAVFFIVWRFLLN